In Planctomycetaceae bacterium, a genomic segment contains:
- the tnpA gene encoding IS200/IS605 family transposase has protein sequence MGTFHRLTYHLVFGTRFRHRSISTDFQERLYEYIGGIVRTQNGHLIEIGGVSDHVHLLTNLTPAKAVSDVLREIKANSAKWINDEQLAIGRFEWQKGYGAFTVSYSNIESVQQYIRKQEEHHRTRTFRDEYVEFLKRHGVEFEERFLFEGEHTG, from the coding sequence ATGGGCACATTTCATCGTCTTACGTATCACCTGGTTTTCGGAACGCGATTCCGACACCGTTCCATCAGCACCGATTTTCAGGAGCGTCTCTACGAATACATCGGCGGAATCGTCCGCACGCAGAATGGGCACCTGATCGAAATCGGTGGCGTGTCTGACCACGTCCATCTGCTGACGAATCTGACTCCCGCCAAGGCTGTGTCCGATGTTCTCCGCGAGATCAAAGCCAACTCGGCCAAGTGGATTAACGACGAGCAACTAGCAATTGGACGGTTCGAATGGCAGAAGGGATACGGCGCATTTACCGTCAGCTATTCCAACATCGAGTCTGTTCAGCAATACATCCGAAAACAGGAAGAACATCACCGAACCCGCACGTTTCGTGATGAATATGTCGAATTCCTCAAACGGCATGGCGTTGAATTCGAAGAGCGTTTTCTGTTCGAGGGGGAACATACTGGGTGA